A stretch of Brevundimonas naejangsanensis DNA encodes these proteins:
- a CDS encoding TrmH family RNA methyltransferase — MSERLITSLTNDTIKAVRALHMRKEREATGRFLAEGLKFIGEALDQGRAPVMLLVGQDARPHPLLDRAKAETLKSGGQIIVVTHAILEKISRRDNPQTVLGVFEQVYTPLDAIRPDAKPCWVALEQVRDPGNLGTIIRTADSAGCGGVILIGDCVDPFSVEAVRATMGSVFAVGISKATREEFLAWRASWPGSVIGTRLDATHGYRDSPVRHPALILMGNEQAGLTDDLAAACDLNVKIPMRGRADSLNLAVATGIMVYAVTDAAYGSSL; from the coding sequence ATGTCCGAACGCCTCATCACCTCTCTGACCAACGACACCATCAAGGCCGTGCGCGCCCTGCACATGCGCAAGGAGCGCGAGGCGACGGGCCGGTTCCTGGCCGAGGGGCTGAAATTCATCGGCGAGGCGCTGGATCAGGGCCGCGCCCCTGTCATGCTGCTGGTCGGCCAGGACGCCCGGCCCCACCCCCTGCTGGACCGCGCCAAGGCCGAGACGCTGAAGAGCGGCGGCCAGATCATCGTCGTCACCCACGCCATCCTCGAAAAGATCAGTCGTCGCGACAATCCGCAGACCGTGCTGGGCGTGTTCGAACAGGTCTATACGCCGCTGGACGCCATCCGGCCCGACGCCAAGCCCTGCTGGGTGGCGCTGGAGCAGGTGCGCGATCCGGGCAACCTGGGCACCATCATCCGCACGGCGGACTCGGCCGGGTGCGGCGGCGTCATCCTGATCGGCGACTGCGTCGATCCCTTCTCGGTCGAGGCCGTGCGCGCGACCATGGGTTCGGTCTTCGCCGTCGGCATCAGCAAGGCGACGCGCGAAGAGTTCCTGGCCTGGCGCGCCTCATGGCCCGGCAGCGTGATCGGCACGCGCCTGGACGCGACGCACGGCTATCGCGACAGTCCCGTGCGCCATCCGGCCCTGATCCTGATGGGCAACGAACAGGCGGGCCTGACCGACGACCTGGCTGCCGCCTGCGACCTGAACGTCAAGATTCCGATGCGCGGCCGGGCCGACAGCCTGAACCTGGCCGTCGCCACGGGGATCATGGTCTATGCCGTGACGGACGCGGCCTACGGCTCCAGCCTCTAG
- a CDS encoding class I SAM-dependent methyltransferase yields the protein MAPVLSSTPETLVTHGWSDYALLDSGDGRKLERYGRYTVVRPEPQCFWKAHDEGAFERANAMFDPQQEEEDAGRWRFDQHGPIDAFPLKWRDVRFMGRFTPFRHLAFFPEQAANWEWLDARVRTLNQPKILNLFGYTGVASLACSAAGAHVTHVDASKKSVTYARENAELSGLADRPIRWIVEDARKFVAREVRRGSKYDGIILDPPKYGRGANGEVWRLFEDMPELLKDCAALLSDDASFLLLNAYAARISGLSLAHMMAEATHDRGGRIDWGELALSEDGKDARAIGLSFFARWSQESRSA from the coding sequence ATGGCTCCGGTTCTCTCCTCCACGCCCGAAACCCTCGTCACGCACGGGTGGTCGGACTACGCCCTTCTCGACAGCGGCGACGGCCGCAAGCTGGAACGCTACGGCCGGTACACCGTCGTTCGCCCCGAGCCCCAGTGCTTCTGGAAAGCCCACGACGAAGGAGCGTTCGAACGCGCCAACGCCATGTTCGACCCGCAGCAGGAGGAAGAGGACGCCGGCCGCTGGCGCTTCGACCAGCACGGGCCGATCGACGCCTTTCCGCTGAAGTGGCGCGACGTGCGCTTCATGGGCCGGTTCACGCCGTTCCGGCATCTGGCCTTCTTCCCCGAGCAGGCGGCCAACTGGGAATGGCTGGACGCGCGCGTGCGCACCCTGAACCAACCGAAGATCCTGAACCTGTTCGGCTACACCGGCGTGGCCAGCCTGGCCTGCTCGGCGGCAGGCGCGCACGTCACCCATGTCGACGCCTCCAAGAAGTCCGTGACCTACGCCCGCGAGAACGCCGAGCTTTCGGGGCTGGCCGACCGCCCGATCCGCTGGATCGTCGAGGACGCCCGCAAGTTCGTGGCGCGCGAGGTGCGACGCGGAAGCAAATATGACGGCATCATCCTGGACCCGCCGAAATACGGTCGCGGGGCTAATGGCGAAGTCTGGCGCCTGTTCGAGGACATGCCGGAACTGCTGAAAGACTGCGCCGCCCTGCTGTCCGACGACGCCTCCTTCCTGCTGCTGAACGCCTATGCGGCGCGGATTTCGGGCCTGTCGCTGGCCCACATGATGGCTGAAGCCACGCACGATCGCGGCGGGCGCATCGACTGGGGCGAGTTGGCCCTGTCGGAGGACGGCAAGGACGCCCGCGCCATCGGCCTGAGCTTCTTCGCCCGATGGAGCCAGGAAAGCCGGAGCGCCTGA
- a CDS encoding TetR/AcrR family transcriptional regulator: MSIASVASPRSTRKPKGEGHVRRAEILAAAEGIFVEHGYEGATIRKIADEVGLSSTALYMHFADKGEILNEICRNAFDTLAEEHRLILAEDAPPLTRLRRIAENYIAFGFANPNAYRLAYLTPMVETRHGAETVAQQTGAELFRAFVSVVEEAVEQGVLRGEPRVLAQVIWASAHGLVAIMTTKPYFEWADRETLVRTQMDALFAGLTAS, translated from the coding sequence GTGTCGATCGCCTCCGTCGCCTCGCCGCGTTCGACCCGCAAACCCAAGGGGGAGGGGCACGTTCGGCGCGCTGAAATCCTGGCGGCGGCCGAGGGCATCTTCGTCGAGCATGGCTATGAAGGCGCCACTATCCGCAAGATCGCGGACGAGGTGGGTCTGTCTTCGACGGCCCTCTACATGCACTTCGCCGACAAGGGCGAGATCCTCAACGAAATCTGCCGCAACGCCTTTGATACCCTGGCCGAGGAGCATCGGCTGATCCTGGCCGAGGATGCGCCGCCACTGACGCGGCTGCGTCGGATCGCCGAGAACTACATCGCGTTCGGCTTCGCCAATCCCAACGCCTATCGCCTGGCCTATCTGACGCCGATGGTCGAGACGCGCCACGGCGCCGAGACCGTGGCCCAGCAGACCGGGGCGGAGCTGTTTCGCGCCTTCGTCTCCGTGGTCGAGGAAGCGGTCGAGCAGGGCGTGCTGCGAGGAGAGCCGCGCGTTCTGGCGCAGGTCATCTGGGCCAGCGCTCACGGCCTGGTCGCCATCATGACCACCAAGCCCTATTTCGAATGGGCGGACCGAGAGACGCTGGTCCGCACCCAGATGGACGCCCTGTTCGCCGGACTGACCGCCTCGTGA